A window of the Oscillospiraceae bacterium genome harbors these coding sequences:
- a CDS encoding OadG family protein, giving the protein MNSKYTLAPLLCAQARGDETMNEICAAGIAPSVLAAAGAAVTAVLLVLLILVIKLYRKVTRIQQKSPAPLPVYPAKIPATPAVEAGIPPEVVAAVSAAVYVLYGEAKPIVSICREPAAPAAQRRSAWRQAARQDAVRPFEN; this is encoded by the coding sequence ATGAACAGTAAATATACGCTGGCGCCGCTTTTATGTGCGCAGGCACGTGGGGATGAAACGATGAATGAAATATGCGCAGCGGGGATAGCGCCTTCCGTGTTGGCTGCAGCCGGCGCCGCCGTTACAGCGGTCCTGCTGGTTTTATTGATTCTGGTTATCAAACTGTACAGAAAAGTGACCCGTATACAGCAGAAATCGCCGGCGCCGCTTCCTGTGTACCCCGCCAAAATACCGGCAACGCCCGCTGTAGAGGCAGGCATTCCGCCAGAGGTAGTCGCAGCAGTCAGCGCGGCTGTTTATGTGTTGTACGGAGAAGCAAAACCGATTGTGTCGATTTGCCGGGAGCCCGCGGCACCCGCAGCACAGCGGCGCAGTGCTTGGCGGCAGGCTGCACGGCAGGATGCTGTGCGCCCGTTTGAAAATTGA
- a CDS encoding UvrD-helicase domain-containing protein — protein sequence MNDKQREAVFTVNGPLLVLAGAGSGKTTVLVNRIANIIRYGDAYADTAAQLSAQDVSDMQMYLHKDTPIPDKTRWHLAVSPAAPWQILAITFTNKAAGELKDRLAKMLGEQGEEVWAGTFHSTCARILRRYGDRIGYSTHFTIYDSDDSKRLMKNCLKELEVDEKVLACKAVLNEISRAKDTLTDPKAYLQAAGNDNRAVTIGRAYQLYQQRLQEADAMDFDDLISCAVRLLQENGDVLAYYQKKFRYIMVDEYQDTNHAQYLLVKLLSGKDGNLCVVGDDDQSIYKFRGATIENILSFEKTFPHAKVIRLEQNYRSTQTILNAANAVIANNQERKGKTLWTQNPVGEKIQTHTAINEQDEADYIGKQILEGVADGRKFSDYAILYRMNTQSSALEKNFVKSGIPYRIIGGLRFYERKEIRDMIAYLSVINNSNDEIRLRRIINQPKRSIGDKTLAVASQIAAQIDESVFYVIDHADEFEPLKRTAPKLLQFAQIMRSFMEMNEDDSHSLKELYDKILEDTSYIASLGAPENIEVQDRVANLRQLGSNIQQYEEENGELSSLDGFLEEVSLMTDIDNYDSTADTVVMMTMHSAKGLEFPVVFLPGFEDGIFPGVQAIYDPQQIEEERRLAYVAITRAREQLYILNAQSRTIFGSTNRNRPSRFLQEIPEELTEHSAARSWKQPVPGMTLPVSNKEVRAAAMESALHFGTPQFAKEQKAPAFQPGDQVVHRAFGKGMVLNVTPMGNDSLLEIAFETKGTKKIMANFAHLKRAE from the coding sequence ATGAATGACAAACAGCGGGAAGCAGTTTTTACGGTAAATGGCCCGCTTTTGGTGTTGGCGGGTGCCGGCAGCGGAAAAACGACAGTGCTTGTCAATCGCATTGCCAATATCATCCGCTACGGCGATGCCTATGCAGACACAGCCGCTCAGCTGAGCGCACAAGATGTGTCGGATATGCAGATGTACCTGCATAAAGATACACCAATTCCAGACAAGACCCGCTGGCACCTGGCGGTTTCACCCGCGGCACCGTGGCAGATTTTGGCCATTACCTTTACGAACAAGGCAGCCGGGGAACTGAAGGACCGCCTGGCTAAGATGCTGGGCGAGCAGGGGGAGGAAGTCTGGGCCGGCACGTTTCATTCCACCTGTGCGCGCATTTTGCGCCGCTACGGTGACCGCATCGGCTACAGCACCCATTTCACGATCTATGATTCAGATGATTCCAAACGCCTGATGAAAAACTGCCTGAAAGAGCTGGAGGTAGATGAAAAGGTCCTGGCCTGCAAGGCTGTACTGAATGAAATCTCCCGCGCAAAAGATACACTGACAGACCCCAAAGCCTATTTGCAGGCGGCGGGCAATGACAACCGCGCCGTGACAATCGGCCGTGCCTATCAGCTTTATCAGCAGCGTCTGCAGGAAGCGGACGCAATGGACTTTGATGACCTGATTTCCTGCGCAGTACGCCTGCTGCAGGAAAATGGGGATGTACTGGCCTACTACCAGAAAAAATTCCGGTATATTATGGTAGACGAATATCAGGACACAAACCATGCACAGTACCTTTTGGTAAAGCTGCTTTCCGGCAAGGACGGCAACCTGTGCGTGGTCGGCGATGATGACCAGAGCATCTATAAATTCCGCGGCGCCACCATTGAGAATATTCTCAGCTTTGAAAAGACGTTTCCGCACGCTAAGGTGATTCGCCTGGAACAGAACTATCGCTCGACTCAAACTATTTTAAATGCTGCCAACGCGGTCATTGCCAACAACCAGGAGCGCAAGGGGAAAACCCTGTGGACGCAGAACCCAGTCGGTGAAAAGATTCAGACGCATACCGCGATTAATGAACAGGACGAAGCCGACTATATCGGCAAGCAGATTTTAGAGGGCGTCGCGGACGGCAGAAAATTCAGCGACTATGCCATTCTGTACCGCATGAATACGCAGTCCAGTGCGCTGGAAAAGAATTTCGTAAAATCCGGTATTCCGTACCGCATTATCGGCGGCCTGCGCTTTTACGAGCGCAAAGAAATCCGCGATATGATCGCCTATCTCAGTGTTATTAACAACTCAAATGATGAGATTCGCCTGCGCCGTATTATTAACCAGCCAAAACGCAGTATCGGCGACAAGACACTGGCGGTCGCTTCTCAGATTGCGGCGCAGATAGATGAAAGCGTCTTTTATGTTATTGACCATGCGGATGAGTTTGAGCCGCTCAAGCGCACCGCGCCGAAGCTGCTGCAGTTTGCCCAGATTATGCGCAGCTTTATGGAAATGAATGAGGACGACAGCCACAGCTTAAAGGAACTTTACGACAAAATTTTGGAAGATACTTCCTATATAGCGAGCCTTGGCGCACCCGAAAACATAGAGGTGCAGGACCGCGTGGCAAACCTGCGCCAGCTGGGCAGCAATATCCAGCAGTATGAAGAGGAAAACGGTGAACTTTCCAGCCTGGACGGCTTCCTGGAAGAAGTTTCGCTGATGACCGATATTGACAATTACGACAGCACGGCAGACACTGTGGTCATGATGACAATGCACTCGGCAAAAGGACTGGAGTTTCCGGTCGTGTTCCTGCCGGGCTTTGAGGACGGTATTTTCCCGGGCGTGCAGGCAATCTACGACCCGCAGCAAATTGAAGAAGAGCGCCGCCTTGCCTATGTGGCAATTACCCGCGCACGGGAGCAGTTGTATATCTTAAATGCGCAGAGCCGCACAATTTTTGGCTCCACCAACCGCAACCGCCCCAGCCGCTTTTTGCAGGAGATCCCGGAGGAGTTGACCGAGCACAGCGCCGCGCGCAGCTGGAAACAGCCTGTGCCGGGCATGACGCTGCCGGTTTCCAACAAAGAGGTGCGTGCCGCTGCAATGGAGTCGGCCCTGCATTTTGGTACGCCGCAGTTTGCCAAAGAGCAGAAAGCACCGGCTTTTCAGCCGGGCGACCAGGTGGTGCACCGCGCCTTTGGCAAGGGCATGGTCTTAAATGTAACACCGATGGGCAACGACAGTCTGCTGGAAATTGCCTTTGAAACCAAGGGAACCAAAAAGATTATGGCCAATTTTGCACATTTAAAGCGTGCAGAATGA
- the mltG gene encoding endolytic transglycosylase MltG, whose product MTENEHPQSLSSFSGDAAMKAEAAREAADEKRAKRNHKRRNKRKRQKNQRFFRAVWWCMVLLVAVVLGQFLVTSLNDVLAVNRSDTNITVQIPTSVTEKSVKPSALKKMTAEQQRTAKETNRTITRQVADILHQAGLIDNPDIFCTYVKLRKADGCFHNGTWQINAKTDFEELVNTIESNEGRKDVVKVTIPEGQNAVEIAHLLQKNGAVSSAQKFLDVLNTSAFDSTFTMVSDAKNLKGRYYKFEGYLFPDTYEFYQDEDPQNILQKMLNDANEHYTKQIRDKAKAKNMTLDQLITLASIIQSESADSDDMLNVSSVLRNRLKYGSQYDIYTLDCDSTVYYPYRTKSAVPASLGSSYKSKYDTYTVKGLPAGAICNPGMAAINAALSPNQTSYLYFCHNPKTKKAYYASSAEEQAQNLAEAGLKS is encoded by the coding sequence ATGACTGAAAATGAACACCCGCAGTCGCTCAGCAGCTTCAGCGGGGACGCGGCAATGAAAGCCGAAGCTGCCCGCGAGGCCGCCGACGAAAAGCGCGCCAAGCGCAACCACAAGCGGCGCAATAAGAGAAAGCGCCAGAAAAACCAGCGCTTTTTCCGGGCTGTGTGGTGGTGTATGGTTCTCTTAGTGGCGGTTGTACTGGGGCAGTTTTTAGTGACCAGCCTGAATGACGTGTTGGCGGTAAACCGCAGCGACACCAATATTACGGTGCAAATTCCCACCAGTGTGACCGAAAAGTCGGTGAAGCCTTCCGCTTTAAAGAAGATGACAGCTGAGCAGCAGCGTACAGCCAAAGAAACCAACCGAACCATTACCCGGCAAGTTGCAGATATTCTGCACCAGGCAGGCTTAATTGATAATCCAGATATTTTCTGTACGTACGTGAAATTGCGTAAAGCCGACGGCTGCTTTCACAACGGTACTTGGCAGATCAACGCCAAAACAGATTTTGAAGAACTGGTCAATACCATTGAGTCAAACGAAGGGCGCAAAGACGTGGTTAAGGTGACCATTCCTGAAGGACAAAACGCGGTGGAGATCGCACATCTGCTGCAAAAAAACGGTGCGGTTTCTTCTGCGCAGAAGTTCTTGGATGTGCTCAATACCTCTGCTTTTGACAGCACCTTTACGATGGTTTCTGATGCCAAGAACTTAAAGGGACGCTACTATAAATTTGAGGGATACCTTTTCCCGGATACCTATGAGTTCTATCAAGATGAAGACCCGCAGAACATCCTGCAGAAAATGCTCAATGATGCAAACGAACACTACACGAAACAGATACGCGACAAAGCCAAAGCCAAAAATATGACGCTTGACCAGTTGATTACGCTGGCCTCGATTATACAGTCCGAGTCGGCGGATTCTGATGATATGCTTAATGTTTCTTCGGTGCTGCGCAACCGCTTAAAGTACGGCAGCCAATACGATATTTATACGCTTGACTGTGACTCGACAGTCTATTATCCCTACCGCACCAAAAGCGCAGTTCCGGCAAGCCTTGGCAGCAGCTATAAAAGCAAATATGATACTTATACCGTAAAGGGACTGCCGGCAGGTGCAATCTGCAACCCAGGCATGGCCGCCATCAATGCGGCGCTCAGCCCCAACCAAACTTCGTATTTGTATTTCTGTCACAATCCTAAAACAAAGAAAGCTTACTATGCTTCTTCAGCAGAAGAGCAGGCTCAAAACTTAGCAGAGGCAGGTCTCAAGTCATGA
- a CDS encoding AraC family transcriptional regulator produces MKEDAFRRSYKGDSYNFGLAVYSCGIQRCLPAHAWGPAIRDHYLIHYIVHGKGRFSTGGHTWDLQAGDAFFMRPNVIARYEADEADPWEYDWVGFNGSDAIHLLRQTGLFDMEPVFHCPPDNRFHELLTNITAVSGSDSSAEARMESGLLLFLSALMDTFGVHTPRSDSSYCYVQKAIQFIDRNYSGSIDIEKIAQSAGVSRSHLYRLFIAYVNMPPNEYLTRYRISKAASFLSDGGLTVGEAAYSAGFADQLYFSRVFKKYMGVPPSKFCSSKKRHSV; encoded by the coding sequence ATGAAAGAAGACGCTTTCCGGCGGTCGTACAAAGGCGACAGCTACAATTTTGGCCTGGCGGTGTACAGTTGCGGCATTCAGCGCTGCCTGCCCGCGCACGCATGGGGGCCGGCAATCCGTGATCACTATCTGATTCATTATATTGTACACGGTAAAGGCCGCTTTTCCACCGGCGGGCACACCTGGGACCTGCAGGCCGGCGATGCTTTTTTTATGCGGCCAAACGTCATTGCCCGCTACGAGGCCGATGAGGCCGACCCGTGGGAGTACGACTGGGTCGGATTTAACGGCAGTGATGCGATTCACCTGCTGCGGCAGACCGGCCTTTTTGATATGGAGCCCGTGTTCCACTGCCCGCCGGACAACCGCTTTCATGAACTGCTGACAAACATCACCGCTGTTTCTGGCAGTGACAGCAGCGCCGAGGCGCGCATGGAAAGCGGTCTGCTGCTCTTTTTGTCCGCTCTGATGGATACTTTCGGCGTACACACCCCCCGCAGCGACAGCAGCTACTGCTATGTACAGAAAGCCATTCAGTTTATCGACCGCAATTACTCTGGCAGTATTGATATCGAAAAAATTGCCCAAAGTGCCGGGGTTTCACGCAGCCATCTATACCGGCTGTTTATTGCTTATGTCAATATGCCGCCAAATGAATACCTGACCCGCTACCGCATCAGCAAAGCAGCCTCTTTTTTAAGCGACGGTGGACTTACCGTCGGTGAAGCGGCCTATTCCGCCGGTTTTGCAGACCAGCTTTATTTTTCACGTGTATTTAAAAAGTATATGGGCGTACCGCCAAGTAAGTTCTGCAGCAGCAAAAAACGCCACTCTGTATAG
- the thyX gene encoding FAD-dependent thymidylate synthase, producing the protein MPHVELLTYTYLPEKTVASAAKLCYSPSDIDEIQKGMTDECISHFVDVLMQNHHESPIEHASFTFGIEGVSRSFLAQLTRHRIASYSVQSQRYVAESHFSYVLPPEIEAIPEAKEEYLHAMEEDQRHYDRLSELLKAKHKAALLKAGLTEKAADSKAQKMANEDARFVLPNACTTKIICTMDARSLLHFFSLRCCNRAQWEIRAVAEQMLWLVREAAPHLFQKAGPPCLNGACPEGKMSCGKQEEMRAHYAAKESEKNG; encoded by the coding sequence ATGCCGCATGTAGAACTGCTTACCTATACGTATCTGCCGGAAAAGACCGTCGCTTCTGCGGCGAAACTCTGCTATTCCCCCTCTGATATTGACGAAATACAGAAGGGAATGACCGATGAGTGCATTTCTCATTTTGTCGATGTCCTTATGCAGAACCATCATGAAAGCCCGATTGAGCATGCCTCTTTTACCTTTGGCATCGAGGGTGTTTCGCGCTCTTTTCTGGCGCAGCTGACCCGCCACCGCATTGCAAGCTACAGCGTGCAGAGCCAGCGCTATGTTGCAGAGAGCCATTTTTCTTATGTGTTGCCGCCGGAAATTGAGGCCATTCCCGAGGCGAAAGAGGAGTACCTGCATGCCATGGAAGAGGACCAGCGCCACTATGACCGCCTGTCAGAGCTGCTGAAAGCAAAACACAAAGCTGCTTTGCTCAAAGCGGGCCTTACGGAAAAGGCCGCCGACAGCAAGGCACAAAAAATGGCCAATGAAGATGCACGCTTTGTACTGCCGAATGCCTGCACGACAAAGATTATCTGCACCATGGATGCGCGCAGCCTGCTGCACTTTTTCTCACTGCGCTGCTGCAACCGTGCCCAGTGGGAAATCCGCGCGGTAGCGGAGCAGATGCTGTGGCTGGTGCGCGAAGCGGCGCCGCATCTGTTTCAAAAGGCCGGTCCGCCGTGCTTAAACGGCGCCTGCCCCGAGGGGAAAATGAGCTGTGGAAAACAGGAAGAAATGCGCGCACATTATGCGGCAAAAGAAAGTGAGAAAAATGGGTAA
- a CDS encoding nucleoside kinase, with protein sequence MPEYTRFINNVEDINRMARQNPAKLVALSDGRFHKSVEEVAKKTIARGCRVVLLAGPSSSGKTTTAHLLSDALRQLGHETQMISLDDFYRPENEAPRREDGTRDFECLDALRVDCIQQCLRDLAVSNSCEVPQFDFVHHCPMRETRHLELSKDGVAVIEGLHALNPVLTKELPHGAAERVYISVKQDVCTRSEILLQAREVRMIRRIVRDYNFRGTSPERTLKMWNSVMEGEHKYIRPFREDADFTVNSFHAYELGVLRTQALMLLRGVREPSGWIADQVQRLSFALMLFAPISSSLLPPTSLIREFVGGGLYT encoded by the coding sequence GTGCCTGAATATACACGTTTTATAAACAACGTTGAGGATATCAACCGCATGGCGCGGCAGAATCCGGCAAAATTGGTTGCTCTTTCAGACGGCCGTTTTCATAAAAGTGTAGAGGAAGTCGCAAAAAAGACGATAGCGCGCGGCTGCCGTGTTGTGCTGCTGGCTGGGCCTAGCAGCAGCGGAAAAACCACGACTGCCCACCTCCTTTCTGATGCCCTGCGGCAGCTGGGCCACGAAACACAGATGATTTCTCTGGATGACTTTTACCGTCCTGAAAATGAGGCCCCCCGGCGCGAAGATGGTACCCGAGACTTTGAGTGCCTTGACGCCTTACGGGTTGACTGTATTCAGCAGTGCCTGCGGGACTTGGCTGTTTCCAACAGCTGTGAAGTGCCGCAGTTTGATTTTGTGCACCACTGCCCCATGCGTGAAACCCGCCATTTAGAGCTTTCAAAAGATGGCGTCGCGGTTATTGAGGGCCTGCACGCGCTGAATCCTGTCTTGACAAAAGAACTGCCCCATGGCGCGGCAGAGCGAGTCTATATCAGCGTAAAACAGGATGTATGCACGCGCTCAGAAATACTTTTGCAGGCGCGTGAGGTCCGCATGATTCGCCGAATTGTTCGCGACTATAATTTCCGCGGTACTTCTCCGGAACGGACACTGAAAATGTGGAATTCCGTAATGGAAGGGGAGCATAAGTACATTCGTCCCTTCCGCGAAGACGCTGATTTTACGGTCAACTCGTTTCATGCCTATGAGTTGGGGGTGCTGCGTACGCAGGCACTTATGCTTCTGCGCGGCGTGCGGGAACCCAGCGGTTGGATTGCAGACCAGGTGCAGCGGCTTTCTTTTGCGCTGATGCTGTTTGCACCCATCAGTTCATCGCTGCTGCCGCCCACGTCACTGATTCGTGAGTTTGTCGGCGGTGGGCTGTACACATAA
- a CDS encoding DJ-1/PfpI family protein, whose product MVYVFLANGFEEVEAMSVIDILRRAGQEVLTIGVGGQKVTSAHAVTVETDLSGYDMDLVKNPPDMIVLPGGMPGTTNLENSHTVHSAIDWCAENGNYLAAICAAPSILGHCGLLRGGRAVCYPGYEKDLDCEIGTEPVVQWDRIITARGAGVAVDFALKLVEVLCGKEKSQEIRKSIQCV is encoded by the coding sequence ATGGTATATGTATTTTTAGCAAACGGCTTTGAAGAAGTGGAAGCAATGTCCGTTATCGATATCCTGCGCCGCGCAGGACAAGAGGTCTTGACCATTGGTGTGGGCGGCCAAAAGGTGACAAGTGCCCACGCGGTTACGGTAGAAACGGATCTTTCCGGATATGATATGGATTTGGTTAAAAATCCGCCGGATATGATTGTGCTGCCCGGTGGTATGCCCGGAACGACCAACCTGGAAAATTCCCATACTGTCCACTCAGCAATCGACTGGTGTGCAGAGAACGGCAACTATTTGGCCGCTATCTGCGCGGCGCCCTCTATTTTAGGACACTGCGGGCTGCTCCGGGGCGGCAGGGCTGTCTGCTACCCGGGCTATGAGAAAGACTTGGACTGCGAAATTGGCACAGAGCCTGTTGTTCAGTGGGACCGCATTATCACTGCCCGTGGAGCCGGCGTTGCAGTAGACTTTGCTCTAAAGCTGGTCGAAGTGCTGTGCGGAAAAGAAAAATCACAGGAGATCAGAAAATCAATTCAATGCGTGTGA
- a CDS encoding radical SAM protein translates to MANSSIKSSLEKFGIKTAIGYLRKNPEKNIPKLLDMIEKVDTTHAFSEALYNFRWAMDHPDRNWYKLIMKVVKDTDPHVLETFFTNFFMNSTMIGGKKQMEYREKYGCNIPWAILLDPTSACNLHCTGCWAAEYGNQLNLSFDEIDDIINQGTKMGTYMYIYTGGEPLVRKDDLIKLCEKHNDCVFLCFTNSTLIDDKFAEDMVRVGNFIPSISVEGFEEATDSRRGKGTFQKVSKAMDILNAHHLPFGVSCCYTSQNVSSIGSEEFFDWMIDKGAVFAWFFTYMPIGVDAPTDLMANAEQREFMYHKIRAYRESKALFTMDFWNDAEYVYGCIAGGRSYLHINANGDVEPCVFIHYSDSNIREKSLLDAYRSPMFMQYHKGQPFNHNMLRPCPVLDNPYRLEQMVGKTHAHCTDLLKQESPHDLCAKCAPVAERWKPVADRLWKESGPDGRHHMQCGDTILPENRLGEDELATMQECVDYANKKQAEIVAAGKNAKDA, encoded by the coding sequence ATGGCAAATAGCAGTATAAAATCAAGCCTGGAAAAATTCGGTATTAAAACCGCAATCGGGTATCTGCGCAAAAATCCAGAGAAGAACATTCCCAAGCTGCTGGATATGATTGAAAAAGTAGATACAACCCATGCTTTTTCCGAGGCTCTTTACAATTTCCGCTGGGCAATGGATCATCCGGACCGCAACTGGTATAAGCTGATCATGAAAGTGGTAAAGGACACCGACCCGCATGTGCTGGAAACATTCTTTACAAACTTCTTCATGAACTCCACCATGATCGGCGGCAAAAAACAGATGGAATACCGCGAAAAGTATGGCTGCAACATTCCGTGGGCAATCCTGCTTGACCCGACCAGTGCCTGCAACCTGCACTGTACTGGCTGCTGGGCTGCAGAATACGGCAATCAGCTGAACCTTTCCTTTGATGAAATCGATGATATCATCAACCAGGGCACTAAGATGGGTACTTACATGTACATCTACACCGGCGGCGAGCCGCTGGTGCGCAAAGATGACCTGATTAAGCTGTGCGAAAAGCACAACGACTGTGTCTTCCTGTGCTTCACCAACTCTACCCTCATTGACGACAAGTTTGCTGAGGATATGGTACGTGTAGGCAACTTTATTCCGTCTATCAGCGTTGAGGGCTTTGAAGAAGCTACCGACAGCCGCCGCGGCAAGGGTACTTTCCAGAAAGTCAGCAAGGCAATGGATATTCTGAATGCACATCACCTGCCGTTTGGTGTTTCCTGCTGCTACACCAGCCAAAACGTCTCCTCTATCGGCAGCGAAGAATTCTTTGATTGGATGATTGACAAGGGAGCTGTTTTCGCCTGGTTCTTTACCTATATGCCAATCGGCGTAGACGCACCGACAGACCTGATGGCAAACGCCGAGCAGCGTGAATTCATGTATCATAAGATTCGTGCTTACCGCGAGAGCAAGGCTCTGTTTACCATGGACTTCTGGAACGATGCTGAGTACGTTTACGGCTGCATTGCCGGCGGACGCTCTTACCTGCATATCAATGCCAACGGCGATGTGGAGCCCTGTGTATTCATTCATTACAGCGATTCCAACATCCGCGAAAAGAGCCTGTTGGACGCATACCGCAGCCCGATGTTTATGCAGTACCATAAGGGACAGCCTTTTAACCACAACATGCTGCGCCCCTGCCCTGTACTGGATAACCCGTACCGTCTGGAGCAGATGGTCGGCAAGACACATGCACACTGCACCGACCTGCTCAAGCAGGAATCCCCGCATGATCTGTGTGCAAAGTGCGCACCGGTTGCTGAGCGCTGGAAGCCGGTTGCTGACCGCCTGTGGAAAGAAAGCGGCCCGGATGGTCGTCATCACATGCAGTGCGGAGATACCATTCTCCCTGAGAACCGCCTTGGTGAAGACGAGCTAGCCACTATGCAGGAATGCGTAGACTATGCAAACAAAAAGCAGGCAGAGATTGTTGCTGCTGGCAAAAATGCAAAAGACGCATAA
- a CDS encoding thymidylate kinase, whose protein sequence is MGKLLVLEGLDGSGKQTQAEMLCQALNDRGVRCRHVSFPDYAQPSSALVKMYLHGEFGSQPQDVNPYAASSFYAVDRFASYRKFWKADYDSGALILADRYTTSNLVYQLPKLPREKWGLFTDWLFDYEYGRLALPIPDLTIFLDMPETVSEALLEKRYHGDEQQKDIHEKDSTFQHACRDAAFYAAKQQHWSVLPCSEGGAPKTPQRIHREILQTLQKAGLL, encoded by the coding sequence ATGGGTAAACTGCTGGTACTGGAAGGACTGGACGGCAGTGGCAAACAGACCCAGGCGGAAATGCTCTGCCAGGCGCTGAACGATAGGGGGGTGCGCTGCCGGCATGTTTCGTTTCCAGATTATGCGCAGCCTTCCTCTGCGCTGGTGAAAATGTACCTGCACGGCGAGTTTGGTTCTCAGCCGCAGGATGTTAACCCCTATGCCGCCTCTTCATTTTATGCGGTAGACCGCTTTGCCTCTTACCGGAAATTTTGGAAGGCGGATTACGACAGCGGTGCGCTGATCCTTGCAGACCGATACACAACCTCCAATTTAGTATATCAGCTGCCAAAACTTCCACGGGAAAAATGGGGGCTTTTTACAGATTGGCTTTTCGATTATGAATACGGCCGTCTGGCACTGCCAATACCTGATTTGACAATTTTTCTGGATATGCCGGAAACCGTGTCAGAAGCACTGCTGGAAAAGCGCTATCATGGGGACGAGCAGCAAAAGGACATCCACGAAAAAGACAGCACTTTTCAGCATGCCTGCAGGGACGCCGCCTTTTATGCGGCAAAACAGCAGCACTGGAGTGTGCTGCCCTGCAGTGAGGGCGGCGCTCCGAAAACGCCGCAGAGGATTCACCGCGAAATTTTGCAGACGCTGCAAAAAGCAGGACTGCTGTAA
- a CDS encoding 5-formyltetrahydrofolate cyclo-ligase — MRVKKNIKELKQELRKQFRSYRKSLTPQKKQKMDEQICCRLLQLSVYQKCSALFIYVSKPIEVDTLAIIRDALAHGKRVAAPRCIPGTYQMQFYWIKSLSDLETGAFGVLEPAVQRCRPVTDLSRGLCIVPGLGFDSQGYRLGYGKGYYDRFLADFGGSTIGICYHGCSPWKLPHGYYDRPVDLLITEKYIRRTAACPSGRQEVHS; from the coding sequence ATGCGTGTGAAAAAAAATATTAAAGAACTGAAACAGGAGCTGCGAAAGCAGTTTCGCAGCTACCGTAAATCCCTGACACCACAGAAAAAACAGAAGATGGATGAGCAGATCTGCTGCCGGCTGCTGCAGCTGTCTGTCTACCAGAAATGCAGCGCCCTGTTTATCTATGTCAGCAAGCCGATTGAAGTGGATACCCTTGCCATTATCCGCGACGCGCTGGCACATGGCAAACGGGTGGCAGCGCCGCGCTGCATTCCGGGTACTTACCAGATGCAGTTTTACTGGATTAAGTCCCTTTCCGATTTGGAGACGGGCGCGTTTGGGGTGCTGGAGCCTGCCGTTCAGCGCTGCCGGCCGGTTACAGACCTGAGCCGGGGGCTCTGTATTGTGCCGGGGCTGGGGTTTGACTCGCAGGGATACCGCTTAGGGTATGGCAAGGGGTATTACGACCGCTTCTTGGCAGACTTTGGCGGAAGCACGATTGGCATTTGCTACCACGGGTGTTCTCCGTGGAAACTGCCACACGGCTATTATGACCGGCCGGTCGATCTTTTGATTACAGAGAAATATATTCGCAGGACTGCTGCCTGCCCTTCCGGCCGTCAGGAGGTACATTCATGA
- a CDS encoding zinc ribbon domain-containing protein has translation MGLFEDMVINAKAAASAVGKKAGKAVDISKLRMNAADLNNEIAKRFEALGRVVYDAKKAGTSSDELVGECVTAIDELYEQLDAVNEQLAAKRCRVTCRNCGQDNPANALYCSKCGQKLQEDVPPAQAAPAEEPTAAADDTAETAPDAAPKDEENQ, from the coding sequence ATGGGTTTATTTGAAGATATGGTCATTAACGCAAAGGCAGCTGCTTCTGCAGTTGGCAAAAAAGCCGGCAAAGCAGTCGATATTTCAAAGCTGCGGATGAATGCAGCGGATCTCAACAACGAAATTGCAAAACGCTTTGAGGCACTTGGCCGTGTGGTCTATGATGCCAAAAAAGCAGGCACTTCTTCAGACGAGCTGGTCGGCGAATGTGTAACAGCAATCGATGAACTTTACGAGCAGCTGGATGCCGTTAATGAGCAGCTGGCAGCAAAGCGCTGCCGCGTTACCTGCAGAAACTGCGGCCAGGATAACCCTGCAAATGCCCTTTACTGCAGCAAATGCGGCCAAAAGCTGCAGGAAGATGTTCCACCTGCGCAGGCAGCACCGGCAGAAGAGCCAACAGCAGCTGCAGATGATACGGCAGAGACTGCACCCGATGCCGCGCCTAAAGACGAAGAGAATCAATAA